One window from the genome of Chloroflexota bacterium encodes:
- a CDS encoding FAD-dependent oxidoreductase, with translation MATHHLIIGNGAAGMSAAEEIRRRDHTAHITILSDEPVPMYSRPGLAYLLMGEIPETRVFCRTPDYYDQKHFHLIHARVASLDVARHAVNLDDGRAIVFDTLLLATGSSAVRASFPGSDLDGIVYLDNLANVQDILRRVDDGARAAVIVGGGITAMEMAEGLCHRGVETHYLLRKKTIWSALLTRAESQIVEDHARAIGVRIHYNEEIAEIIGAGKRVGGVCTTSGQRIACDLVGVAIGVRPNIALAKAAGITVERGIVVNELLESSAPGIFAAGDAAQVFDHWSGEYRVDDLWPSAIAAGRAAGANMAGGHTPYIKGVPFNAALLFGVHLTAIGQAGSGQRDADDGNETLQYQSRGSSEVWWARPGGPYTSAWSHHGDNSVRLVLRGDQIAGALILGNQDLADPLREVIAQRMDITPIRAQLQVGNDALARAVRALYEQHRRRNGHGS, from the coding sequence ATGGCAACGCATCACCTCATTATCGGCAATGGCGCGGCGGGCATGAGCGCGGCGGAAGAAATTCGCCGGCGCGATCATACCGCGCATATCACGATCCTCAGCGACGAACCCGTGCCGATGTACTCGCGTCCGGGTCTCGCGTATTTGCTGATGGGCGAAATTCCTGAGACGCGCGTTTTCTGTCGCACGCCGGATTATTACGATCAAAAACACTTTCACTTGATTCACGCGCGCGTCGCGTCGCTTGATGTCGCGCGGCACGCAGTCAACCTTGACGATGGTCGCGCGATTGTTTTCGATACGCTTTTGCTCGCGACCGGTTCCAGCGCGGTGCGCGCGTCGTTTCCCGGCAGCGACCTGGACGGCATCGTGTACCTCGACAATCTCGCGAACGTGCAAGACATTTTGCGCCGCGTGGACGACGGCGCGCGCGCCGCGGTCATCGTCGGCGGCGGCATCACCGCGATGGAGATGGCGGAAGGATTGTGCCATCGCGGCGTCGAGACGCATTACCTGCTTCGCAAGAAAACGATTTGGTCGGCGTTGCTCACCCGCGCGGAATCGCAAATCGTCGAGGATCATGCGCGGGCGATTGGCGTGCGGATTCACTATAACGAAGAGATCGCCGAGATCATCGGCGCGGGCAAACGCGTCGGCGGCGTCTGTACAACGAGCGGACAGCGGATCGCGTGCGACCTGGTCGGCGTCGCGATTGGCGTGCGTCCGAATATCGCGTTGGCAAAAGCCGCCGGCATCACGGTCGAACGCGGGATCGTCGTCAACGAATTGCTCGAATCATCCGCGCCGGGAATTTTCGCGGCGGGCGACGCGGCGCAAGTGTTCGATCATTGGAGCGGCGAGTATCGCGTGGATGATTTGTGGCCCTCCGCCATCGCGGCGGGTCGCGCGGCGGGCGCGAACATGGCGGGCGGGCATACGCCGTACATCAAAGGCGTGCCGTTCAACGCCGCGTTGCTCTTCGGCGTGCATCTCACCGCGATCGGGCAAGCGGGATCGGGACAACGCGATGCGGATGATGGGAATGAAACTTTGCAATATCAATCGCGCGGTTCGTCCGAAGTGTGGTGGGCGCGTCCCGGTGGACCCTACACGAGCGCGTGGAGTCATCACGGCGATAATTCCGTGCGTCTCGTTTTGCGCGGCGATCAGATCGCCGGCGCGCTCATCCTGGGCAACCAGGATTTAGCGGACCCACTGCGCGAAGTGATCGCGCAACGCATGGACATCACGCCGATCCGCGCGCAATTGCAAGTCGGGAATGACGCGCTCGCGCGCGCGGTGCGCGCCTTGTACGAACAGCATCGGCGGCGCAACGGACACGGGAGTTGA
- a CDS encoding response regulator: MGNLIRILHLENDAGDLELVRATLESSDLTCQITAVQTRDEFSQALSQGGYDVIFADYRLPGYDGRSALRLTLERCPEVPFIFVSGTIGEDAAINGLTDGATDYVLKQKLSRLVPAVTRALREAENRRARKRAEESLKKQYSTLRSIIDSTNALIFSVDQQYRYTSFNKGHAAVMHALYGAEIETGRSILGYMTVTVDREIAHRNLDRALAGEQLVEEAYSGEELKSRRYFQVSHSPIKTEMDEVIGVAVISQDLTERKHAEEKIKHQLNELQRWHDVTLNREGRVQELKHEVNQLCARLGEPLRYPSQAG, encoded by the coding sequence ATGGGCAACTTGATTCGCATTCTACATTTGGAAAATGATGCTGGAGACTTGGAACTTGTGCGGGCAACGCTAGAATCATCCGACCTGACGTGTCAAATCACCGCGGTTCAGACGCGTGACGAATTCAGCCAAGCGTTGAGCCAGGGTGGGTACGATGTCATCTTCGCGGATTATCGGTTGCCGGGGTACGACGGCAGGTCCGCGTTGCGGTTGACGCTGGAACGTTGTCCCGAAGTGCCCTTTATCTTCGTCTCCGGCACGATTGGCGAAGACGCGGCGATCAACGGTCTGACGGACGGCGCAACCGATTATGTGCTCAAGCAAAAACTGTCGCGCCTCGTGCCGGCGGTCACACGCGCGCTGCGCGAAGCGGAGAACCGGCGCGCGCGCAAACGCGCGGAAGAATCGCTGAAAAAACAGTACTCCACTTTGCGAAGTATTATTGACAGCACGAACGCGCTCATCTTTTCAGTAGACCAACAATATCGTTACACAAGCTTCAACAAGGGACATGCCGCAGTGATGCACGCGCTGTACGGAGCGGAAATCGAAACGGGGCGCAGTATATTGGGTTATATGACTGTAACGGTGGATCGCGAGATCGCACACCGCAACTTGGATCGGGCGCTCGCTGGAGAGCAACTGGTGGAGGAAGCCTACTCGGGTGAAGAACTCAAGTCGCGGCGTTATTTTCAAGTTTCGCACAGTCCCATCAAAACCGAAATGGACGAGGTCATCGGCGTTGCCGTTATTTCGCAAGACCTGACCGAACGCAAACACGCCGAAGAGAAAATCAAACATCAACTCAATGAACTCCAGCGTTGGCACGATGTTACGCTTAACCGGGAAGGACGCGTTCAAGAGCTCAAGCACGAGGTCAACCAGTTGTGCGCTCGGCTCGGTGAACCGCTTCGTTACCCTAGTCAGGCAGGGTGA
- a CDS encoding ABC transporter substrate-binding protein, which translates to MKRTRVWIGVALLFTVLSVFIAAWLGLTKSPGKPGPSDKITLGVVPAYFSLPILVAADQGYFIKNGLDVTVNFAGSGLVTLEMLVRGDVDFATASDSGFVVKSLEAGNENLRIIASLATNDLEELVARRDHGIQAITDLRGKRVGIPWNSAVHFSFYRFLILQGIPPEEVTLVDLSYPKCLEAILKGEIDATLLFDYLLYDAKQQLGVNAVSWQTRSTQPSYWLLIGKSESIQNQPAISQRLLTSLLEAQAFIRAHPIEAEAMLAHSAPRDPEFLRSARETSHFEISLEQGLIVAMEDEADWRIERGLAEKAAAPNYLHHIYMDALDAVKPEAITIFR; encoded by the coding sequence ATGAAAAGAACTAGAGTCTGGATCGGTGTTGCGCTTTTGTTCACGGTCTTGAGCGTGTTCATCGCGGCTTGGCTTGGATTGACCAAATCGCCCGGCAAACCCGGACCAAGCGACAAAATCACTCTCGGTGTTGTGCCGGCTTACTTCTCATTGCCGATCCTGGTAGCAGCCGATCAAGGATACTTTATAAAGAACGGTCTGGATGTCACCGTGAATTTTGCTGGGTCCGGGCTTGTGACGCTCGAGATGCTCGTGCGGGGGGATGTTGATTTCGCCACAGCCAGCGATTCGGGTTTCGTCGTTAAAAGCCTTGAGGCAGGCAATGAGAATTTGAGGATCATCGCCTCTCTCGCCACCAATGATTTAGAGGAGCTGGTGGCTAGACGCGATCACGGCATTCAAGCTATAACGGATTTGAGAGGGAAGCGAGTTGGAATCCCATGGAATTCGGCGGTCCACTTTAGCTTCTACCGGTTTCTTATCCTCCAGGGCATTCCACCCGAAGAAGTAACTCTGGTTGATCTCTCATATCCAAAGTGCCTCGAAGCGATTTTGAAAGGCGAAATAGATGCGACACTCTTGTTCGATTATCTGCTCTACGACGCCAAGCAGCAGTTGGGAGTCAATGCGGTGAGTTGGCAGACGCGCAGTACACAGCCGTCATACTGGCTGTTGATTGGCAAGAGCGAATCCATCCAGAACCAACCAGCCATCAGCCAGCGTCTGCTCACGTCGCTGTTGGAAGCGCAGGCGTTTATCCGAGCGCACCCCATTGAAGCAGAAGCCATGCTCGCCCATAGCGCGCCGCGCGACCCGGAATTTCTGCGGTCTGCGCGAGAGACCAGCCATTTTGAAATCTCACTGGAACAAGGGTTGATCGTCGCCATGGAGGACGAAGCCGACTGGAGGATAGAGAGAGGATTGGCTGAGAAGGCAGCAGCGCCAAATTACCTCCACCATATCTACATGGATGCATTGGATGCAGTTAAGCCAGAGGCAATTACGATTTTCAGATAG
- a CDS encoding response regulator translates to METLRRILLVEDDPKDIELMLNALGEYNLANEVVVARDGVEALNYLYRREIFAQRPEGKPAVILLDLKMPKLDGIQVLRQLKSDEQMRSVPVVILTSSRTARDLDDCYQLGVNAYVVKPVRFTEFVLAVKAIGVFWVLINEPPPGSLPKQ, encoded by the coding sequence ATGGAAACACTCCGGCGTATTCTCTTGGTCGAAGATGATCCAAAAGACATTGAGCTAATGCTCAACGCGCTCGGCGAATACAACCTGGCGAACGAGGTTGTCGTCGCGCGCGACGGCGTCGAAGCGCTGAATTACTTGTACCGTAGAGAAATCTTCGCGCAGCGTCCCGAAGGCAAACCCGCGGTGATTCTGCTCGATCTCAAAATGCCGAAGCTCGATGGCATCCAGGTTTTGCGGCAACTCAAATCGGACGAACAGATGCGTTCGGTACCGGTGGTCATCCTGACCTCCTCGCGCACCGCGCGCGATTTGGACGATTGCTACCAACTCGGCGTCAATGCCTACGTCGTGAAACCAGTGCGCTTTACGGAATTTGTACTAGCGGTCAAGGCAATCGGTGTGTTTTGGGTGTTGATCAACGAACCACCGCCCGGCAGTTTACCGAAACAATGA
- a CDS encoding 4Fe-4S dicluster domain-containing protein, producing MAREILVRDLAKCINCDTCVNACRTRHGRARMTMSGPRFGRYQLPDVCRNCPDTPCVNACHLDGMQRHNGKTFVSDACRGCNKCVQACLYGVVKLLPRGHDERRGFFQSILAEAFGSNGHTPQNFRIATDETRCVQCGICGHNCPVGIQVREYAREGRTVNDDRCIGCGLCIAKCPRGTLRFETYPTLPVSKFRADKCDLCCGYGESACVKECPTGAMLRVTEEGLVQLNSALYAEVVKNQPAEQGSRGAGEQSSPLLPHTPAPLHSPETLIK from the coding sequence ATGGCACGAGAAATTCTAGTCCGCGACCTTGCCAAGTGCATCAACTGTGATACGTGCGTCAACGCGTGCCGGACTCGGCATGGACGCGCACGAATGACGATGAGCGGTCCGCGTTTCGGTCGGTATCAACTGCCGGACGTGTGCCGCAATTGTCCCGACACGCCTTGCGTCAACGCGTGTCATCTCGACGGGATGCAGCGGCACAACGGGAAAACATTCGTGTCGGATGCGTGTCGCGGGTGCAACAAGTGCGTACAAGCGTGTCTGTACGGCGTCGTCAAACTTTTGCCGCGCGGTCACGATGAACGTCGCGGATTTTTCCAGAGCATTCTCGCCGAAGCATTCGGGTCGAACGGACACACGCCGCAAAATTTCCGCATCGCGACCGACGAAACGCGTTGCGTGCAGTGCGGCATTTGCGGACACAACTGCCCGGTCGGAATCCAGGTGCGCGAGTACGCGCGCGAGGGGCGCACCGTAAATGATGATCGCTGTATCGGTTGCGGCTTGTGCATCGCGAAATGTCCGCGCGGCACCTTGCGCTTTGAAACGTATCCGACTTTGCCGGTCTCGAAATTTCGCGCCGACAAATGCGATCTCTGCTGCGGCTATGGCGAGAGCGCGTGCGTCAAGGAATGTCCAACCGGCGCGATGTTGCGCGTGACGGAAGAGGGCTTGGTTCAATTGAATAGCGCGTTGTACGCTGAAGTTGTCAAGAACCAACCTGCGGAGCAGGGGAGCCGGGGAGCCGGGGAACAGTCATCCCCCCTGCTCCCGCACACCCCTGCCCCACTCCATTCGCCGGAAACACTCATCAAATAG
- a CDS encoding PAS domain S-box protein, protein MSIKIRIQLTVITVLFAGGIISLTVFITSRQMNASLARVNLYTELVRKIAALDVLREELYFDPRERSREQWQTTYNSLGVLLEAIQPEDAAEKFRVASLRQHHGELRQLFSQLLTARTNSIESSSLQQDVQERLASLFNVKFAVMFDQVSRLVEENQKKVVASQQTANWVALSVVLAMLMLSGSVLLLTSHRITQSFQKLREGTSLISRGNLNRRVEINGADEIADLGESFNAMAQHLELDIAERERVEDNLRASEARFHTLVEQAADAFFLHDTQGTILDVNRQACESLGYTREELIGMSPFVFDVDVDHSSTERLQARLAAGEVITFDTRHRRKDGTVFPVEVRISALWEGGRPVGFSLVRDVTERKRAEEALRNVLRHARTIVMHAEVTAPEDWDQHEPEWGAAHYHWESRFYDSEAAQEVLPLELPPGKDYQYGWGEAKHCDDLEPMSLIAARAFVAGASSWNQEFRAIDRYGRLHWFAQSASIKPAAYGRWRVTTINTDITERKRAEEELARHREHLEELVAERTQQLRHSEEHYRRLFETMLQGVVYQDANGKIIAMNPATERILGVTPADFLGQTSVDRESLTIREDGSRFPGLEHPAMMTLQTGRQVQDVVMGVYNPREKDYRWITISAVPIFRQGEDTPYQVYTLFDDITERKRADEEIRRLNRDLQDRAVALEAVNQELEAFAYSVSHDLRAPLRHIDGFLELFQKRTIATLDEKSQRYLANIADASKRMDTLIDDLLSFSQMGHNKMTILRVNLVSLVQDVIRELEPEMAGRNIHWRIANLPVVVGDRAMLRNVLFNLISNALKFTKPRRHAEIEIGYQPGKDAESVVFVRDNGVGFDPHYADKLFGVFQRLHRAEEFEGTGIGLANVRRIIQRHGGRTWAEGQVDRGATFYFSLPHTAQGG, encoded by the coding sequence ATGAGTATCAAGATCAGGATTCAACTAACCGTGATAACCGTTTTGTTCGCGGGTGGCATCATTTCGTTAACGGTCTTTATAACCTCCCGGCAAATGAACGCCAGTTTAGCCAGAGTGAATCTATACACCGAACTGGTCCGTAAGATTGCGGCATTGGATGTGCTCAGAGAAGAACTTTATTTCGATCCGCGAGAGCGAAGCCGTGAGCAGTGGCAAACCACTTACAACTCACTGGGAGTGCTTTTGGAAGCCATCCAGCCCGAAGATGCCGCCGAAAAATTCCGCGTGGCTTCCTTGCGCCAACACCATGGGGAATTGCGCCAGCTCTTCTCCCAATTGTTGACCGCGCGGACAAACTCTATCGAAAGCAGCTCCCTCCAGCAGGATGTGCAAGAACGATTGGCGAGTCTGTTCAATGTGAAATTTGCGGTCATGTTCGACCAAGTCTCCCGGTTAGTCGAAGAAAACCAAAAGAAAGTTGTGGCTTCTCAGCAAACAGCCAATTGGGTTGCACTATCGGTAGTCCTTGCTATGCTGATGCTGAGTGGGAGCGTCCTCCTTTTGACCAGCCATAGAATTACCCAATCCTTCCAGAAATTGCGCGAAGGGACCAGTCTCATCAGCCGGGGCAACCTCAACCGCCGCGTTGAAATAAACGGCGCGGACGAAATCGCCGACTTGGGTGAATCTTTCAATGCGATGGCACAACACCTGGAGCTAGATATCGCCGAGCGCGAGCGGGTGGAGGACAACCTCCGCGCGAGCGAAGCCCGCTTCCACACTCTGGTGGAGCAGGCAGCCGACGCCTTCTTTCTGCACGACACCCAGGGAACTATCCTGGACGTGAACCGTCAAGCCTGTGAAAGTTTGGGCTATACGCGCGAGGAACTGATCGGGATGTCTCCGTTTGTTTTCGATGTGGATGTTGACCACTCCTCTACCGAACGACTTCAGGCGCGATTGGCTGCCGGCGAGGTGATTACGTTCGACACTCGTCACCGCCGGAAGGACGGGACCGTGTTCCCGGTTGAGGTTCGCATCAGCGCGCTCTGGGAGGGTGGACGACCGGTGGGCTTTTCCCTGGTCCGCGACGTCACCGAGCGCAAGCGCGCGGAGGAGGCGCTGAGAAATGTACTGCGCCACGCCCGCACCATTGTGATGCATGCCGAGGTGACCGCACCCGAAGATTGGGACCAGCACGAGCCGGAATGGGGCGCCGCGCATTATCATTGGGAATCACGCTTCTACGATAGTGAAGCGGCGCAGGAAGTGCTACCCCTCGAACTGCCGCCTGGAAAGGATTACCAGTATGGTTGGGGAGAAGCCAAACATTGCGATGACCTGGAACCGATGAGTCTGATCGCAGCCAGGGCTTTTGTCGCCGGTGCATCAAGCTGGAACCAAGAATTTCGCGCCATTGACCGATATGGTCGGTTGCACTGGTTCGCCCAAAGCGCCTCAATCAAACCTGCGGCTTACGGGCGTTGGAGAGTGACGACGATCAACACAGACATCACCGAGCGCAAGCGCGCGGAGGAAGAGCTCGCGAGGCACCGCGAACATCTCGAAGAACTAGTAGCGGAACGCACCCAGCAATTACGGCACAGCGAAGAACACTACCGACGGCTGTTTGAAACCATGCTTCAAGGCGTAGTCTATCAGGATGCGAACGGAAAGATCATCGCGATGAACCCGGCTACCGAGCGAATCCTGGGTGTGACCCCAGCCGACTTTCTGGGACAAACGTCGGTGGATCGCGAATCTTTGACGATCCGCGAAGATGGTTCACGCTTCCCCGGACTAGAACACCCGGCGATGATGACATTACAGACTGGACGCCAAGTGCAGGACGTGGTAATGGGAGTCTACAATCCGCGCGAGAAGGACTATCGTTGGATCACCATTAGCGCGGTGCCGATTTTTCGGCAAGGCGAAGACACCCCCTATCAAGTCTACACGCTCTTTGACGACATTACCGAGCGCAAGCGCGCCGACGAAGAGATCAGACGACTAAACCGGGATTTGCAAGACCGCGCCGTCGCGCTGGAAGCGGTGAACCAGGAACTGGAGGCGTTCGCCTACTCCGTCTCGCACGATCTGCGCGCGCCGTTGCGCCACATTGACGGGTTTTTGGAACTGTTCCAAAAACGAACCATCGCGACCCTGGATGAAAAGAGCCAACGTTATTTGGCGAACATTGCGGACGCTTCCAAGCGGATGGATACGTTGATTGACGATCTCCTTTCCTTTTCGCAAATGGGGCACAATAAAATGACCATCTTGCGGGTGAACCTGGTAAGTCTGGTGCAGGACGTGATTCGAGAACTCGAGCCAGAGATGGCAGGCAGGAACATCCACTGGCGCATCGCCAATTTGCCGGTGGTCGTCGGTGATCGCGCCATGTTGCGGAACGTACTCTTCAACCTGATCTCGAACGCGTTGAAATTCACCAAGCCGCGTCGCCACGCCGAAATCGAAATCGGATACCAGCCGGGCAAAGATGCCGAGAGCGTGGTCTTTGTGCGCGATAATGGAGTGGGCTTTGATCCGCACTATGCCGACAAGTTGTTCGGGGTGTTTCAGCGTTTGCACCGGGCGGAAGAGTTTGAAGGCACGGGGATTGGACTGGCGAACGTTCGTCGGATCATCCAACGGCACGGCGGCAGAACCTGGGCAGAGGGACAGGTAGACCGCGGGGCGACGTTTTACTTTTCGCTCCCTCACACAGCACAAGGCGGGTAG